In Mesorhizobium sp. M9A.F.Ca.ET.002.03.1.2, the DNA window GTAGAGGGTTTCCTGTGACGCCGATTTCTGCTCGGTCACCTCGCAGACGACGCGGTTCGCATCGATATCAGCTTCATGCAGCACCAGCCGCATGTCACGCAGTGCACCGTCGGCGATGCTGCGCTCGGTGAACACCGATGGATCGAAATTGATGAAGATGGATGCCTCCCGCGGCAGGCAGGCGCCGGCGTTCAAAAGGTGCAGCGTCCTTGTCAGCGCCTCGATATGCAAGCGGTCGGCTGTCTGACAAGTGCTGAAAAAACTCATCGGCGACTGCGGCTCGCCGTCACGGAACGGCCGGATCAGCCCCTCGAACGCGGTAACGGACAATTTGCCGTTGCTGAAGGCGAAGATCGGCTGGAAAGCGCTCTGCAGCGTGTAGATGCCCCAGACACCGCTGGCGGTGCCGTCATCATGACGGATGATCTGGGCAAGCCCGATGCTGCGCGACACGGTTCCTCGCTTTGCGAGACTGGCGGAATGGTGTGATCCGGCCACCGGGGTTTTACCGCCAGTAGGTGAATTTATTGTTGCCGGATTTGTCGTTGCCGAGGATTTGCGGTCTGGCGCATCCGACAATGCTTGCGCTTGGCGGAATGATGCGACATGAGAGACGCTGCGGTCGGACGGACCGCCCAAGCCCACCCCAGGCCCACAAGGAGACACCATCGTCATGGCCTTTCTTGCCGACGTCCTTTCCCGCGTTAAGCCTTCCGCGACCATCGCGGTGACGCAGAAAGCGCGCGAGCTGAAAAACGCCGGCCGTGACGTCATCGGGCTGGGTGCCGGCGAACCGGACTTCGACACGCCGGACAACATCAAGAACGCCGCGATCGAGGCCATCCGCCGTGGCGAAACGAAATATCCGCCGGTTTCCGGCATCGTACCGCTGCGTGAGGCGATCGCGAAAAAATTCAAGCGCGAGAACAATCTCGACTACCGGCCGGAGCAGACCATCGTCGGCACCGGCGGCAAGCAGATCCTGTTCAATGCCTTCATGGCGACGCTGAACCCCGGCGACGAGGTCATCATTCCCCGTCCCTATTGGGTGAGCTACCCGGAAATGGTGGCGATCTGCGGCGGCACATCCGTCTTTGCCGACACCTCGATCGACAACGGCTTCAAGCTGACGGCGGAGGCACTGGAAAAGGCGATCACGCCGAAGACCAAATGGCTGCTGATGAACTCGCCGTCGAACCCGTCTGGCGCCGCCTACACCGAAGCAGAGCTTCGAGCTCTGGCCGACGTGCTGCTCAAGCACCCGCATGTCTGGACGCTGACCGACGACATGTACGAGCACCTGACCTATGGCGACTTCGTCTTCAGGACCATCGCCGAGGTCGAGTCGAACCTCTACGAGCGCACGCTGACCATGAACGGCGTGTCGAAGGCCTACGCCATGACCGGCTGGCGCATTGGCTATGCAGCCGGGCCCGTGGCGCTGATCAAGGCGATGGACATGATCCAGGGCCAGCAGACGTCCGGCGCCTGCACCATCGCGCAATGGGCGTCGGTGGAGGCCCTGAACGGCCCGCAGGACTTCATCGCCAGGAACAAGGCGATCTTCCAGGCTCGGCGCGATCTCGTCGTGTCGATGCTCAACCAGGCGCGCGGCATCACCTGCCCGTCGCCCGAAGGCGCTTTCTATGTCTATCCGTCCTGCGCCCAGTTGATCGGCAAGAAGACCAAAGCCGGCAAGGTGATCGACAGCGACGAAGCCTTCTGCTCGGAACTGCTCGAGGCCGAAGGCGTGGCGGTCGTTTTCGGTTCGGCCTTCGGCCTCGGCCCGAACTTCCGCATCTCCTACGCCACGTCCGAGGCCTTGCTCGAAGAGGCCTGCACGCGCATCCAGCGCTTCACCGCCTCGCTGACCTGACTAATGCATGTCGCGCAAAAGTGCGCAGCGGTTTTGCGATAACGACATGCATAAAAACAAGGGCTTAAAGCGCATCTTGAACACCAAAACCCGGCCGCGAGCCGGGTTTTTCGTGGCGACAGGCACCAGCCTCATCCCTGCTGATTGGTTTCGCGCGCCGAACGTGCCTCGGCCGGCGCCAGAACGGCAACCAGCAGCCCGGCCGTGACAAACGAAACGATGGCCGCCGTGAGCATCGCCGCATGGAAGCCCCCGGCATAGGCGGCCGCGAACAGATCGCGCAGGCCCTCCTCGCCCATCGCCACATCGGCTGCGAAATCATGCCTTGAAACGGCGGCGCGTGCCACCGCTTCGGCATTGGCGGCACCGGCATTTTCAAGATGCGCCGTCAGCAGGGTTGTTGCCCGCAAACTCATCAAGGCGCCGAGCAGCGCGATGCCGATGGCGGCGCCACCCTGACGGGTCGCGTTGATCACCGCCGACACCATGCCCGAACGGTCGCGTGGTGCAAACGACATCGCGGCGGCGCTGCCTGTCGGGATGGCCAGCGCGTTGCCGAGGCCGCCGACGGCAAACAGCAGGCCGATCGTCAGATAGGTTGTCGAAGGTCCGGCCCAGCACATGCCCAGCATGGAAAGACCGGTCAAAACATAGCCTGATGTCATCAGCGCCGAGTGTCCATAGCGATGACTGAGCCTGCCGATTGCCGGCGACACGACCATCTGGACGAGAAACAGCGGCGCCATGCGCAGGCCTGTCTGCGTCGGCGACCAGCCCTGTGCTTGCTGCAGGAACATCGAATAGAGGAAGACGCCGGTGTAGGAGGTGAAGCCGAGCGCGAACGAGGCGACATTGGTGACGGCAAAGCGAATGTCGCGAAACAGGCCAAGCGGCAGCATCGGCCTTGGCGTACGCGCCTCGAAGACCAGGAAGGCTGCCAGGCCGGCCAGGCCGACAATAAGGGCCGTGACCGTCCGCCGATCGCCCCAGCCGTTTTCGCCCGCCGATATCAGGCCGAAGGTCAGCGCGCCGAGCCACAGAATGCTGAGCGCCAGGCCGACAAGGTCGAGATGGGCATGCTCAGGATGTGCGGTTTCCCCGATCGAAACCGCACCCAGCGCGATCGTGGCCAGGCCGAGCGGCAGGTTGATCAGGAAAATGCTCTGCCATCCGGCGGTTTCGACCAGGACACCGCCAAGGATCGGACCAGCAAGCAGCGAGACGGCGGCAAAGGAAGCCCAGCCGCCGATGACGCCGGCGCGCTCGCGGCCGTCGGAAAACGCCTGCGTCAGGATCGACAGCGCACCCGGAATGAGCACCGATCCGGCTATCCCTTGCACCACCCGGCCCGCCAGCAGCACCGGCAGGTTGGGCGCGATTGCACAGATGGCGGAACCGGCCATGAAGATGCCAACGCCCGCCAGCCAGGAACGTTTGCGCCCGTAGCGGTCGCCGATCAGGCCTGCCGACAGCATGAAGGCCGACAGGCAAAGCGTGTAGCCATCGATCACCCATTGCAGCCCGGCGAAGTCGATGCCGAGTGCAATCTGGATCGTCGGCAGGGCGACGTTGACGATGCTGATGTCGAGCAGCGCGACGAATGTGCCGAGATAGACGGCGGCAACAAGAGGCAGGCGACGGTTCGACATGACGACTCCCAACATGAGTGTGGACACCAAGGCCGCGCACCAAGCCGGCCAGACGCGTATTAAGAGCGATCACAATCGCCCGTCACGCCCCGGCTCAGCCGCCATATTGTTCGTCGGTCACCTTCTCCAGCCATTCGGCATGAACACCGTCGAGCGCCTCCTGCATGGCGATATGCTCCATCGCCGATTTCGGGCCGGCGCCGTGCCAGTGCTTTTCATCGGGCGCGAATGAAATGACGTCGCCGGCCCTGATTGCCCGCATCGGTCCGTTCCAGCTTTGCGCGAGGCCGGCGCCCGATATGACATAGAGCGTCTGGCCCAGCGGATGCGTATGCCAGTGGGTACGCGCGCCGGGCTCGAAACCGACCATGACGGCGCGCAGCCGCGCCGGCGCTTCCTTCTCGATGATCGGCGTCTGCAACACACGGCCGGTGAAGTACTTTTCCGGCGCGATGATGGTCGGCACGCTGCCGCAGGCAATGATCTTCATCGTCGCGATTCCTCAAGCTGACGGCGGATCGGTCGGCGACGACCGTTCCTTTTTGTCGCAAGAAACGGGCACTTTCGTCCGATAACCCTCATGGCGCAACCGCTTTTGCGGCTTCTCGGCGACTGGCTCTGTCGCGGGATTGACGGGAAAGCCTAAAATTAGCCTCGCATCCGACGGTTTCGCCGATCACGGCTCAACATCCGCGACATCGGGCCATCCTCAAATCCCTTGCCCTCCCGGCTAACCCGTGGGACGATGCTCTTGGGTAGGTGGCGAACTGAAAAAAGCCCCGCCCGCGACGGTCGACAGGCCGGCCGCCGCTCCCAGGGAAACGCCTGAGTGGAGGTCAGTCATGGGAACTCGCGCCGGAGGACGACGCACGGGACCGAAATGCATTGCCATAGTCGGTCCCTTTGCAAGCGGTAAGACGACACTTCTCGAAGCCATATTGGCCCGCACGGGCGCCATTCCCCGCCAGAATCCCGTTTCCTCGGGAAACACCGTTTCCGATCATTCGCCCGAGGCACGTGCCCACGCCATGAGCGT includes these proteins:
- a CDS encoding EAL domain-containing protein is translated as MSRSIGLAQIIRHDDGTASGVWGIYTLQSAFQPIFAFSNGKLSVTAFEGLIRPFRDGEPQSPMSFFSTCQTADRLHIEALTRTLHLLNAGACLPREASIFINFDPSVFTERSIADGALRDMRLVLHEADIDANRVVCEVTEQKSASQETLYNFIEALRANGFRIAVDDYGADESDINRVKELRPDIVKFDAHWIMQLMESGAGFALLTAMVASFEEQGIRTVFEGIEEGWQLELAEKSGASMVQGFALARPELAPTSFHVFSKDKQATVTVPDAGEAPATVSPSPRPKRAFGRKVAP
- a CDS encoding pyridoxal phosphate-dependent aminotransferase, encoding MAFLADVLSRVKPSATIAVTQKARELKNAGRDVIGLGAGEPDFDTPDNIKNAAIEAIRRGETKYPPVSGIVPLREAIAKKFKRENNLDYRPEQTIVGTGGKQILFNAFMATLNPGDEVIIPRPYWVSYPEMVAICGGTSVFADTSIDNGFKLTAEALEKAITPKTKWLLMNSPSNPSGAAYTEAELRALADVLLKHPHVWTLTDDMYEHLTYGDFVFRTIAEVESNLYERTLTMNGVSKAYAMTGWRIGYAAGPVALIKAMDMIQGQQTSGACTIAQWASVEALNGPQDFIARNKAIFQARRDLVVSMLNQARGITCPSPEGAFYVYPSCAQLIGKKTKAGKVIDSDEAFCSELLEAEGVAVVFGSAFGLGPNFRISYATSEALLEEACTRIQRFTASLT
- a CDS encoding DHA2 family efflux MFS transporter permease subunit, with translation MSNRRLPLVAAVYLGTFVALLDISIVNVALPTIQIALGIDFAGLQWVIDGYTLCLSAFMLSAGLIGDRYGRKRSWLAGVGIFMAGSAICAIAPNLPVLLAGRVVQGIAGSVLIPGALSILTQAFSDGRERAGVIGGWASFAAVSLLAGPILGGVLVETAGWQSIFLINLPLGLATIALGAVSIGETAHPEHAHLDLVGLALSILWLGALTFGLISAGENGWGDRRTVTALIVGLAGLAAFLVFEARTPRPMLPLGLFRDIRFAVTNVASFALGFTSYTGVFLYSMFLQQAQGWSPTQTGLRMAPLFLVQMVVSPAIGRLSHRYGHSALMTSGYVLTGLSMLGMCWAGPSTTYLTIGLLFAVGGLGNALAIPTGSAAAMSFAPRDRSGMVSAVINATRQGGAAIGIALLGALMSLRATTLLTAHLENAGAANAEAVARAAVSRHDFAADVAMGEEGLRDLFAAAYAGGFHAAMLTAAIVSFVTAGLLVAVLAPAEARSARETNQQG
- a CDS encoding cupin domain-containing protein, whose amino-acid sequence is MKIIACGSVPTIIAPEKYFTGRVLQTPIIEKEAPARLRAVMVGFEPGARTHWHTHPLGQTLYVISGAGLAQSWNGPMRAIRAGDVISFAPDEKHWHGAGPKSAMEHIAMQEALDGVHAEWLEKVTDEQYGG